Proteins encoded in a region of the Flammeovirga yaeyamensis genome:
- a CDS encoding putative glycoside hydrolase, with amino-acid sequence MNKREFLKLAGLTTTGVMMGLPVMGKSTKLPKRWMWLHAHDDWTNAQWEEKLDKLVEIDIEAVLLGGSESTFKKMYPLLKKRNIEMHAWMWTLNRNGDKEAKKHPDWYTVSGDGRSCYDYHPYVDYYQWVCPSKEEVQEHIIKQAVSLAKIEGVKGVHLDYVRYSDVILASSLQPLYGIVQDKEYPEYDFCYCDTCRDKFLNESGQDIRKMEDPTQSEEWRQFRYDSVTHLVNRIYDEVHKEGKLLSAAVFPYPELARKICRQSWDDFKLDMVFPMVYNGFYEEPIEWVKFATEQGVKSSKQKINKPVITGLYTPDLKSVEDTKKAIKLAKKGGSKGFAIFDLGGMKAPHWKALKD; translated from the coding sequence ATGAATAAAAGAGAATTTTTAAAACTAGCAGGGCTAACAACAACAGGGGTCATGATGGGGTTACCTGTCATGGGAAAATCAACAAAACTACCTAAGCGTTGGATGTGGTTACATGCACACGATGATTGGACAAATGCACAATGGGAGGAAAAATTAGACAAGTTAGTTGAAATAGATATTGAAGCTGTTTTATTAGGGGGAAGCGAAAGCACTTTCAAAAAAATGTATCCTTTGTTGAAAAAAAGAAATATAGAGATGCATGCCTGGATGTGGACCTTAAATAGAAATGGTGATAAAGAAGCAAAAAAACATCCCGATTGGTACACTGTAAGTGGTGATGGAAGATCGTGTTACGATTATCACCCATATGTAGATTATTACCAATGGGTATGTCCTTCGAAAGAAGAAGTCCAAGAACACATTATCAAACAAGCCGTTTCTTTAGCTAAAATTGAAGGAGTTAAAGGGGTACATTTAGATTATGTTAGATATTCTGATGTTATTCTAGCATCGTCTTTACAACCTCTTTATGGAATTGTTCAAGACAAAGAATATCCTGAATACGACTTCTGTTATTGTGATACATGTCGAGATAAATTCTTAAATGAATCGGGTCAGGATATCAGAAAAATGGAAGATCCGACACAATCAGAAGAATGGAGACAATTTAGATACGATTCTGTAACTCACTTAGTAAATAGAATCTATGATGAGGTACACAAAGAAGGTAAGTTATTATCGGCAGCTGTGTTCCCATATCCAGAATTAGCAAGAAAAATTTGTCGCCAATCTTGGGACGATTTCAAACTAGATATGGTATTCCCAATGGTCTATAATGGTTTCTACGAAGAACCAATAGAATGGGTGAAGTTTGCCACTGAACAAGGTGTGAAATCATCTAAGCAGAAAATTAATAAACCTGTGATCACTGGTCTTTATACTCCAGATTTAAAGAGTGTAGAAGATACTAAGAAAGCCATAAAATTGGCTAAAAAGGGAGGATCGAAAGGTTTTGCCATTTTTGATCTTGGCGGAATGAAAGCACCACATTGGAAAGCGTTAAAAGACTAA
- a CDS encoding carbohydrate-binding family 9-like protein, whose product MRLKKVFLSLALVFLYVQSFGQVLPTPKSYLCYQANQPINVDGAIDEADWEKAEWTDLYVDIEGDHMPMPKYATRTKMLWDENYLYIAAEMEEPHLWSTLTTRDTVIYLDNDFEVFINPIPTSPIYYEFEMNLLNTVWDMMMPKPYRDGGGNMNSWHIKGLKTGVKMFGTLNDPTDVDEKWTLEIAFPLDVLSQEKYHLIYPEEGKRWRINFSRVEWQHEVKDGEYVKKINPDTGRPYPEYNWVWSPQGKINMHMPEQWGYLEFTKNKVGQTKNTEVKETEVERLYRQLYDVYRAQKVYKKAHKKYADSLEELKFTDAFTFKGKTVQPYIIPIPHGYHVVLELPQVKTTLMVNQDSKGEIIKE is encoded by the coding sequence ATGAGATTAAAAAAAGTTTTTTTGTCCCTAGCACTTGTCTTTCTTTATGTTCAGTCATTTGGACAAGTCTTGCCTACACCTAAAAGTTATCTATGCTATCAAGCGAACCAACCTATAAATGTAGACGGGGCAATTGATGAGGCAGATTGGGAAAAAGCAGAGTGGACGGATTTGTATGTAGATATTGAAGGTGATCATATGCCAATGCCCAAGTACGCCACCAGAACAAAAATGCTTTGGGACGAGAACTATCTATATATTGCAGCCGAAATGGAAGAACCACATTTGTGGAGTACGTTAACTACTCGCGATACGGTCATCTATTTGGACAATGATTTTGAGGTGTTTATTAACCCTATCCCAACATCACCTATTTATTACGAATTCGAAATGAACCTTCTAAACACGGTTTGGGATATGATGATGCCTAAGCCTTATAGAGATGGAGGAGGGAACATGAATTCATGGCACATCAAAGGATTAAAAACAGGCGTTAAAATGTTCGGCACACTCAACGATCCAACTGATGTTGACGAGAAGTGGACATTAGAAATTGCCTTTCCATTAGACGTATTGTCTCAAGAAAAATATCATCTTATTTATCCTGAAGAAGGTAAAAGATGGAGAATAAACTTCTCAAGAGTAGAATGGCAACATGAGGTCAAGGATGGTGAATATGTAAAGAAAATCAACCCAGACACAGGTCGCCCTTATCCAGAGTACAATTGGGTATGGTCTCCTCAAGGTAAGATCAATATGCATATGCCGGAACAGTGGGGATATTTAGAGTTTACCAAAAATAAGGTAGGTCAAACAAAGAATACAGAAGTAAAAGAAACGGAAGTAGAGCGTTTATATAGACAACTTTATGATGTATATAGAGCACAAAAAGTCTATAAAAAAGCCCATAAAAAATATGCTGATTCTTTAGAAGAACTTAAGTTTACAGATGCTTTTACTTTCAAAGGGAAAACAGTACAACCTTATATCATTCCTATCCCGCATGGGTATCATGTGGTATTGGAATTACCACAAGTAAAGACTACTCTTATGGTCAATCAAGACAGTAAGGGCGAAATAATTAAAGAATAA
- a CDS encoding copper homeostasis protein CutC, with the protein MKTTLEICAYTVDSAINAQKGGADRVELCGGRLEGGTTPSKGTMKVAREKVTIDIFPIIRPRGGDFFFTDLEFEEMLEDVKLAKELGMNGVVIGALTADGEIDVERCQPLVDAAKPMQVTFHRAFDMTKDTNRSLEDLIALGVDRVLTSGQRMTAPEGMKILKELVDLADGRIEIMAGSGVLPTNVKEIVEKTGVTAVHSSASKVIDSAMKFKNENVAMSKENLDSEYQRSITCEQVVSNLRNELTK; encoded by the coding sequence ATGAAAACGACGTTAGAAATTTGTGCATACACTGTAGATTCAGCAATTAACGCCCAAAAAGGAGGAGCAGACCGTGTGGAATTATGTGGAGGTAGATTAGAAGGTGGCACGACACCAAGCAAAGGCACAATGAAAGTGGCTAGAGAAAAAGTAACTATTGATATTTTTCCAATTATTCGCCCAAGAGGTGGAGATTTCTTTTTTACTGATTTAGAGTTTGAAGAAATGTTGGAAGATGTAAAGCTAGCTAAAGAATTAGGTATGAATGGTGTTGTTATTGGAGCACTTACAGCAGATGGAGAAATTGATGTTGAGAGATGTCAACCACTTGTAGATGCCGCAAAACCAATGCAAGTCACTTTTCACAGAGCTTTTGATATGACTAAAGATACCAATAGATCATTAGAAGATTTAATTGCTTTAGGAGTGGATAGAGTACTGACTTCTGGACAACGAATGACTGCCCCAGAAGGGATGAAGATATTAAAAGAGTTGGTTGATTTAGCTGATGGCCGTATTGAAATCATGGCAGGGTCAGGTGTTTTACCAACCAATGTAAAAGAGATAGTAGAAAAAACAGGCGTTACAGCTGTTCATTCTTCGGCATCAAAAGTAATTGATAGTGCGATGAAGTTTAAGAATGAGAATGTAGCAATGAGTAAAGAAAACCTTGATTCGGAATACCAAAGAAGTATTACATGTGAGCAAGTGGTTTCTAATCTCAGAAATGAATTAACTAAATAG
- a CDS encoding beta-mannosidase, with amino-acid sequence MNKITTILAFLTLLLTGCSDNWKENELTKKSYPLASDWTFQQVGKQTKYPATVPGTVHTDLFDNKLIEDPFYRENEKKLQWIEEEDWTYETTFDAPENINDNNFALQFEGLDTYADVLLNGEKILSSDNMFVGYETDISSLIKQKGNTLKVYFHSPIKVTKPLRDQAGFEYPADNDARAEKFSIYSRKAPYSFGWDWGPRFVTSGIWRPINVIIWNKAKIEDIHIQQTSLNDALAELNTTVTIHAAKAGKAKVRLITDDEHFTSEVKEIELKEGENKVDLSSSITQPERWWPNGLGDQKRYNITTQVLIDGKLVDQQLNKVGLRTVELINEPDSLGESFYLKVNGQPVFMKGVNYIPQDSFLPSVTQDRYDWMIKSMLDAHMNMVRIWGGGIYESDYFYDQCDEKGLLVWQDFMFACTMYPGDKDFLRKVEEEATYNIKRLRNRPSLALWCGNNEVGVAWDNWGWQDSYGWSQEVQDKLTDDYDKLFNKLLPKVVGELDPNRFYYPSSPISNWGDIKDFSIGDNHYWGVWHGKNPFESFKEYVPRFMSEYGFQSFPSFESIKKFTIEEDWGLETDVMNTHQKSYTGNGLIKVYMERDFNVPKNFEDFVYVGMLLQADGMRQGFEAHRSNMPYCMGTLYWQLDDCWPAASWSSIDYYGEWKALHYSVQRSFRPQLIVTDLSDNKIEVKLVNDEWKEIPVTLEVEWKNFKGDVIAQKEVKTTLESNGVITSIDEKVSKYFGKIPSNSLKRGSYLYLKVKDQKGQLLTDNYAFFVKPKVQKLLPATVSTKVIKEGGQLIVEVSSDVFAESVALSIEGKEVIHFTDNYFHLQAGESRKIVVERTDFTAKDLEEKLLVKCLNNIK; translated from the coding sequence ATGAATAAAATTACTACAATACTAGCTTTCCTCACCCTGTTACTTACAGGTTGTTCAGACAATTGGAAAGAGAACGAACTAACGAAAAAAAGCTATCCTTTAGCTTCGGATTGGACTTTCCAACAAGTAGGGAAACAAACTAAATACCCTGCTACAGTTCCAGGTACAGTACATACCGATTTATTCGATAACAAATTAATCGAAGACCCTTTTTATCGTGAAAACGAAAAGAAACTTCAGTGGATTGAAGAAGAAGACTGGACGTACGAAACTACTTTTGATGCTCCAGAAAATATCAACGATAATAATTTTGCATTACAATTTGAAGGTTTAGATACATATGCAGATGTGCTATTGAACGGAGAGAAAATTTTATCTTCAGACAATATGTTTGTGGGCTATGAAACAGATATTTCTTCCTTGATCAAACAAAAAGGAAATACACTAAAAGTTTATTTTCACTCGCCTATTAAAGTAACAAAACCACTTAGAGATCAGGCGGGTTTTGAATACCCTGCAGATAATGATGCAAGGGCAGAGAAATTCTCTATTTATTCTCGTAAAGCACCTTATTCTTTTGGATGGGATTGGGGACCAAGATTTGTGACTTCAGGTATTTGGAGACCTATCAATGTGATTATTTGGAACAAAGCGAAGATCGAAGACATTCATATTCAGCAAACATCACTAAATGATGCTTTGGCTGAATTAAATACGACTGTAACTATCCATGCTGCTAAAGCGGGCAAAGCTAAAGTAAGACTAATTACAGATGATGAACATTTCACTTCAGAAGTAAAAGAAATTGAACTAAAAGAAGGAGAAAATAAAGTTGATTTATCATCAAGTATTACCCAACCTGAAAGATGGTGGCCAAATGGATTGGGTGATCAAAAAAGATATAATATCACTACTCAAGTACTTATTGATGGAAAATTGGTCGATCAACAATTGAATAAAGTAGGTTTGAGAACCGTTGAATTGATTAATGAACCCGACAGCTTAGGAGAGAGTTTCTATTTAAAAGTCAATGGTCAGCCGGTATTCATGAAAGGAGTAAATTACATTCCTCAAGATAGCTTCTTGCCATCGGTTACTCAGGATCGTTACGATTGGATGATCAAAAGTATGCTCGATGCCCATATGAATATGGTGAGAATTTGGGGTGGAGGTATCTACGAAAGCGATTACTTCTACGATCAATGCGACGAGAAAGGATTATTAGTATGGCAAGATTTTATGTTTGCTTGTACGATGTATCCTGGCGATAAAGATTTCTTGAGAAAAGTAGAAGAAGAAGCGACTTACAATATCAAGCGTTTGAGAAATAGACCATCTTTAGCACTTTGGTGTGGTAACAACGAAGTTGGTGTGGCTTGGGACAATTGGGGATGGCAAGATTCTTATGGTTGGAGTCAAGAAGTGCAAGACAAGCTAACGGATGACTACGATAAATTATTCAATAAATTATTACCAAAAGTAGTAGGAGAGTTAGATCCAAATCGTTTCTATTATCCTTCATCACCCATTTCCAATTGGGGAGATATTAAAGATTTCTCTATTGGTGACAATCACTATTGGGGAGTATGGCACGGTAAAAATCCTTTCGAAAGCTTTAAGGAATACGTTCCTCGTTTTATGAGTGAGTATGGTTTCCAGTCGTTCCCATCTTTTGAGTCGATTAAGAAATTTACGATCGAAGAGGACTGGGGATTGGAAACAGATGTGATGAATACCCACCAAAAGAGTTATACGGGTAACGGTTTAATTAAAGTCTACATGGAAAGAGACTTTAATGTACCTAAAAATTTCGAAGACTTTGTGTATGTGGGAATGTTACTCCAAGCCGACGGAATGCGTCAAGGTTTTGAAGCCCACCGTAGCAATATGCCTTACTGTATGGGTACGTTGTACTGGCAATTAGACGATTGCTGGCCAGCCGCTTCTTGGTCGTCTATCGATTATTATGGGGAATGGAAAGCCTTGCATTATTCAGTACAAAGATCCTTCAGACCACAATTGATTGTCACGGATTTATCAGATAATAAGATCGAAGTGAAGTTGGTGAACGATGAGTGGAAAGAAATACCAGTCACTTTAGAGGTAGAATGGAAAAACTTTAAAGGTGATGTCATCGCTCAAAAAGAAGTGAAAACAACTTTAGAAAGTAATGGAGTGATCACATCAATCGATGAAAAAGTATCAAAATACTTTGGTAAGATTCCATCGAATTCATTAAAAAGAGGAAGTTATTTATATCTAAAAGTGAAAGATCAGAAAGGTCAATTACTAACTGATAACTATGCTTTCTTTGTGAAGCCAAAAGTACAGAAGTTACTTCCTGCTACGGTATCTACTAAAGTGATAAAAGAGGGAGGTCAACTCATCGTAGAAGTTTCTTCTGATGTTTTTGCAGAAAGTGTTGCCTTAAGCATCGAAGGAAAAGAGGTGATCCACTTTACAGATAATTACTTCCATCTTCAAGCAGGTGAATCAAGAAAAATTGTTGTTGAAAGAACAGACTTTACTGCCAAAGATTTAGAAGAAAAGTTATTGGTGAAATGTCTAAATAACATCAAATAA
- a CDS encoding PNGase F N-terminal domain-containing protein gives MKLKFITSLILAAFVMSCGPKEIPSIGSKTYHVFDNEHLFFSPDLNKDGIKESDTDAFYIESGRIMLKKLTIPKFERETKVTIVVEETSAGDRWDKSGSVFVMPAKGANLLSVAKGEFKLAHTDDADETDEFPGIIAEGDYQPAVELMRFMTPFGVGFYSEDTVTYPHRMPSYVDGWAKKAVWKQDITQLIPLLEGEIIVGVHIDTWTKEGYNVDVKLHFDESENAYEPAKKRWVSPVLNTVRYIPPQKGCDKFQRADVGTTVNIPSNTKNVNLAYITTGHGGHSGGDEFVQTENIIKLDDQKLYSFVPWRTDCATFRRFNPTTGVWLNKRKASYINWEKGKYEEKMVEEPIASSDYSRSNWCPGSDVPPTIIPVENISGDHKLTVSMPTAQKLEGDHQNFWFVSAYFFGELN, from the coding sequence ATGAAACTTAAATTTATTACCTCTCTAATTTTAGCAGCTTTTGTAATGAGCTGTGGGCCAAAAGAAATTCCTTCTATTGGCAGTAAAACGTATCATGTATTTGATAATGAACATCTATTCTTCAGTCCTGATTTAAATAAAGATGGGATTAAGGAAAGTGATACAGATGCATTTTATATCGAATCGGGTAGAATTATGCTGAAAAAGCTAACGATACCAAAGTTCGAAAGAGAAACGAAGGTTACCATTGTAGTAGAAGAAACTTCTGCTGGTGACCGTTGGGATAAATCAGGTTCAGTCTTTGTGATGCCGGCAAAAGGAGCCAACCTTCTATCAGTAGCTAAAGGCGAATTTAAGTTAGCACATACAGACGATGCAGACGAAACAGATGAGTTTCCTGGAATTATTGCGGAAGGCGATTACCAACCTGCAGTTGAGTTGATGCGTTTCATGACACCTTTTGGAGTTGGTTTCTATTCTGAAGATACTGTAACGTATCCTCATAGAATGCCGTCTTATGTTGATGGATGGGCAAAGAAAGCCGTTTGGAAACAAGATATCACTCAATTGATTCCTTTATTAGAAGGAGAAATTATTGTAGGTGTACATATTGATACTTGGACCAAAGAAGGATACAATGTAGATGTAAAGCTTCATTTTGATGAGTCAGAAAATGCTTATGAGCCTGCTAAGAAACGTTGGGTTTCTCCTGTTTTAAACACTGTGAGATATATTCCTCCTCAAAAAGGATGTGATAAATTCCAAAGAGCAGATGTAGGAACAACTGTCAATATTCCATCAAATACTAAGAATGTAAACTTAGCCTATATTACAACAGGTCATGGTGGACATAGTGGTGGTGACGAGTTTGTTCAGACAGAAAACATCATCAAATTAGACGATCAGAAATTATATAGCTTTGTACCTTGGAGAACGGATTGTGCAACATTCCGTCGATTCAACCCAACAACAGGGGTTTGGTTAAACAAGAGAAAAGCATCCTACATCAATTGGGAAAAAGGAAAATATGAGGAAAAGATGGTGGAAGAACCTATTGCTTCATCCGATTATTCTAGATCAAATTGGTGTCCAGGTTCTGATGTTCCTCCAACGATTATCCCAGTTGAAAATATCTCGGGCGATCATAAGCTGACGGTATCTATGCCAACAGCTCAAAAATTGGAAGGAGACCACCAAAACTTCTGGTTTGTATCGGCTTATTTCTTTGGTGAATTGAATTAG
- a CDS encoding GH92 family glycosyl hydrolase, which yields MFLKSHIKSITTWVCLGASLMSCSTSTQEQTTTTDLHLVDYVNPFIGTGEHGHTFPGATLPYGGVQCSPVNGVSGWDWVSGYHISDSLVVGFGHQHLSGTGIGDLNDIIIIPTAEKKTLNAKEQDRTKLSYTEKYSHESELATPGYYGVTLENSGIRAEMTTGLHTGFHRWTYPATATMPSMIINLGFAVNWDGVTKTDLKKVDDYTVEGYRFSAGWAPDQRVYFQMKFSQKIVDIRTQKAGARLVAQIAFDKTDGQGQITAAVGISSASQKGAAMAVKKEGKGFDFDQKRIAASNIWEEALEQIKIKTTDKKAREIFYTALYHSKIAPVTHSDIEGNYWSADQKVEKAEGYTYYSTFSLWDTFRAVHPLSTIIESEKRNADFINTMLEHFDATGTLPIWVLAGQENNCMTGYHSMPILADAVLKDIKGIDAEKVLHAMKVTSMQDQRDLKAYREYGFIPFDKGEESVTKTLEYAYDDWCIAQVAKKVGDEKAYKTYMKRSEGYKPLFDKETEFMRGLNTKGEYRTPFDPAEANHREDTDYTEGNAYQHSWFVLQDVQGLIDLYPSKEAFVAKLDELFTASSELTGANVSPDITGLIGQYAHGNEPSHHIAYMYNYAGTPWKTQEKVREIMETQYDNTPEGIAGNEDCGQISAWYVFSALGFYPVNPAQGVYVIGSPLFDEAEIETSNGNTFTVIAKNTSKENIYIDSITLNGEKLDRLYINHKEIMAGGTLELVMSNTPNRTLGVNTPPPSNKL from the coding sequence GTGTTTTTAAAAAGCCATATAAAATCAATCACAACATGGGTATGTTTGGGCGCATCTTTGATGTCGTGTTCAACATCTACTCAAGAACAAACAACAACAACTGATCTACACTTAGTTGATTACGTAAATCCTTTTATTGGAACAGGAGAACATGGTCATACTTTCCCAGGCGCAACATTACCTTATGGAGGTGTACAATGTAGCCCGGTGAACGGTGTGAGTGGATGGGACTGGGTTTCTGGTTACCATATTTCTGATTCTTTGGTGGTTGGTTTCGGCCATCAGCACCTTAGCGGTACAGGTATTGGCGATTTGAACGATATTATTATCATTCCTACTGCCGAAAAGAAAACACTTAACGCAAAAGAACAAGATAGAACTAAACTGTCTTACACAGAAAAATATTCTCATGAGTCAGAACTAGCTACACCAGGATACTATGGTGTTACACTAGAAAATTCTGGTATTCGTGCAGAAATGACTACTGGTTTACATACAGGATTCCACAGATGGACATACCCTGCTACAGCAACAATGCCATCAATGATTATCAACTTAGGTTTCGCTGTCAATTGGGATGGAGTAACGAAAACAGATTTAAAGAAAGTAGATGATTACACAGTAGAGGGTTATCGTTTTTCTGCAGGATGGGCACCTGATCAAAGAGTGTATTTCCAAATGAAATTCTCTCAAAAGATTGTGGATATCCGTACGCAGAAAGCAGGCGCACGTTTAGTGGCTCAAATTGCATTTGATAAAACAGACGGACAAGGTCAGATTACTGCAGCCGTTGGTATTTCTTCAGCTTCACAAAAAGGAGCAGCTATGGCTGTGAAGAAAGAAGGTAAAGGATTTGATTTTGACCAGAAAAGAATTGCAGCATCAAATATTTGGGAAGAAGCATTAGAGCAAATTAAAATCAAGACAACAGATAAAAAAGCAAGAGAAATTTTCTACACTGCTTTATATCACTCTAAAATTGCTCCTGTAACTCATTCAGATATAGAAGGAAATTACTGGTCAGCAGATCAAAAAGTAGAGAAAGCAGAAGGATATACTTATTACAGTACTTTCTCACTTTGGGATACTTTTAGAGCAGTGCATCCACTTTCTACGATTATTGAATCGGAAAAAAGAAATGCAGATTTCATCAATACCATGCTAGAGCATTTTGATGCTACAGGAACACTTCCAATTTGGGTGTTAGCCGGACAAGAAAACAATTGTATGACGGGTTATCACTCTATGCCAATCTTGGCGGATGCTGTTTTAAAAGATATCAAAGGAATTGATGCTGAAAAAGTATTGCATGCGATGAAAGTAACATCAATGCAAGATCAAAGAGACTTAAAAGCATACAGAGAATACGGATTTATTCCTTTTGATAAAGGAGAAGAATCAGTAACAAAAACTTTAGAGTATGCTTATGATGATTGGTGTATTGCTCAAGTCGCTAAAAAAGTAGGCGATGAAAAAGCATACAAAACCTACATGAAGAGATCGGAAGGGTATAAACCTTTATTCGATAAAGAAACGGAGTTTATGAGAGGTTTAAACACAAAAGGTGAGTACCGCACACCGTTTGATCCTGCAGAAGCTAATCATAGAGAGGATACGGATTACACAGAAGGAAATGCTTATCAACACTCTTGGTTTGTATTACAAGATGTACAAGGTTTAATCGATTTGTACCCATCTAAAGAAGCATTTGTAGCTAAGTTAGATGAATTGTTTACTGCTTCATCAGAATTAACAGGCGCGAATGTTTCTCCAGATATCACAGGATTAATTGGTCAGTATGCTCATGGTAACGAGCCGTCACATCATATTGCCTACATGTACAATTATGCTGGAACACCTTGGAAAACCCAAGAGAAAGTACGTGAGATTATGGAAACTCAGTACGATAACACTCCAGAAGGTATTGCCGGAAACGAAGATTGTGGACAAATCTCTGCATGGTACGTATTCAGTGCTTTAGGTTTCTATCCTGTAAACCCTGCTCAAGGAGTATATGTTATCGGATCGCCATTATTTGATGAAGCAGAAATTGAAACATCAAATGGTAATACTTTTACTGTAATAGCGAAAAACACTTCAAAAGAGAATATCTACATCGATTCAATTACTCTCAACGGAGAGAAATTAGATCGTTTATATATTAACCATAAAGAAATCATGGCCGGTGGAACATTAGAATTAGTAATGTCAAATACCCCAAACAGAACACTAGGTGTAAATACACCACCGCCATCGAATAAATTATAA
- a CDS encoding glycoside hydrolase family 125 protein, whose amino-acid sequence MRRRDFIKTTGLLSTGMVITGSQAVASTLFNKEFTSQRPAVSDRNFTSEAVEKVIKKVAKKIVDPELRWMFENCYPNTLDTTIEFTKKNGRPDTFVITGDIPAMWLRDSTAQVWPYLPLANDDKNLKTMIKGLVNRQADCIQLDPYANSFEKDETVMSKWSKTDHTDMKPGTHERKWEIDSLCYAVRLANGYWKTTGDASIFDENWQKSAKLILKTFKEQQRKDGVGPYTFFRTTSKHEDTLANWGAGASIKPCGLIVSSFRPSDDSTVFPFLIPSNYFAVASLNQLVDIYTNVIGDTSFAKECADLAEEVKAALAKYAVKDHLDYGKMIPFEVDGYGNQYCMDDANVPSLLALPYLDCIDADDPLYVATRKFVWSEDNPYFFKGKFEGIGGPHVGLDYVWPMSIIQKGLTSNDAEEIKWCLSKLKETHAGTGFMHESFHKDNPEKFTRSWFAWANTLFGELVFKTYQEYPEVLKSKI is encoded by the coding sequence ATGCGAAGAAGAGATTTTATTAAAACTACAGGTTTACTATCTACAGGTATGGTTATAACAGGAAGCCAAGCTGTAGCATCTACACTATTCAACAAAGAATTTACATCACAGCGTCCGGCAGTTTCAGATAGAAATTTTACTTCTGAAGCGGTGGAGAAAGTGATCAAAAAAGTAGCAAAGAAAATTGTAGATCCAGAATTACGCTGGATGTTCGAGAATTGCTATCCAAATACTTTAGATACCACCATTGAATTTACAAAAAAAAATGGGAGACCAGATACGTTTGTTATTACAGGCGATATCCCTGCCATGTGGTTGAGAGATTCTACTGCTCAGGTTTGGCCTTACCTTCCTCTAGCAAACGACGATAAAAACCTGAAGACAATGATCAAAGGTTTAGTGAATCGTCAAGCGGACTGTATTCAACTAGATCCTTACGCCAACTCGTTCGAAAAAGATGAAACAGTGATGTCGAAATGGTCTAAAACAGATCATACAGATATGAAACCAGGAACCCACGAGCGTAAATGGGAAATTGACTCATTATGTTATGCGGTTCGTTTAGCTAATGGCTACTGGAAAACAACTGGCGATGCTTCAATTTTTGATGAAAACTGGCAAAAATCAGCAAAGCTGATCTTGAAGACTTTCAAAGAACAACAACGTAAAGATGGAGTCGGACCTTACACTTTCTTTAGAACAACAAGTAAGCACGAAGATACTTTGGCCAATTGGGGAGCAGGTGCTTCTATCAAGCCTTGTGGACTCATCGTGTCTTCTTTCAGACCCTCTGATGACTCTACAGTATTTCCTTTCCTAATTCCTTCCAATTACTTTGCAGTAGCATCTTTAAATCAGTTAGTAGATATTTATACTAACGTGATTGGCGATACTTCTTTTGCAAAAGAGTGTGCTGATTTAGCTGAGGAAGTGAAAGCGGCTTTGGCTAAATATGCCGTTAAAGATCACTTGGATTATGGTAAAATGATTCCATTTGAGGTAGACGGTTACGGAAACCAATATTGTATGGACGATGCCAATGTGCCAAGTTTATTAGCCTTGCCTTACCTAGACTGTATTGATGCTGATGATCCGCTTTATGTCGCTACAAGAAAGTTTGTATGGAGTGAAGACAATCCTTATTTCTTTAAAGGAAAATTCGAAGGTATTGGCGGACCTCACGTTGGTTTGGATTATGTTTGGCCAATGTCGATTATTCAGAAAGGGTTAACATCAAATGATGCGGAGGAGATTAAGTGGTGCCTTTCTAAATTGAAAGAAACACATGCTGGAACAGGTTTTATGCATGAGTCGTTTCATAAAGATAATCCAGAGAAATTTACACGATCATGGTTTGCTTGGGCAAATACATTATTCGGAGAATTAGTATTTAAGACTTATCAGGAGTATCCTGAGGTGTTGAAATCAAAAATATAA